From Variimorphobacter saccharofermentans, one genomic window encodes:
- a CDS encoding PHP domain-containing protein, with amino-acid sequence MIKLSYDLHIHSCLSPCGDDDMTPSNIVGMSALKTLDIIAVTDHNSSKNCPAVCKLAEQYNIIALPGMELTTMEEVHVLCLFAELFDALRFNEYVSSQIMKIPNDASIFGKQEIYDENDNIIGTEPYLLINATNISFDDISRLMNEYRGVYIPAHIDKNSNSLLSNLGFIPPEADFPTAELADLQHLDAISRKNPYLMSCNIITNSDAHMLGNINEPEHFLECSERSREAVISAIRKRCP; translated from the coding sequence ATGATTAAGCTTTCCTATGATTTGCATATCCATTCCTGCCTGTCTCCCTGTGGTGATGATGATATGACTCCTTCTAATATCGTGGGTATGTCAGCATTAAAAACACTGGATATTATTGCAGTTACCGATCATAATTCGTCTAAGAATTGTCCGGCAGTATGTAAGCTTGCCGAACAATACAATATTATAGCGCTTCCTGGAATGGAGCTTACTACTATGGAGGAAGTGCATGTTTTATGCTTGTTTGCAGAGCTTTTTGATGCCCTGCGTTTTAACGAATATGTATCCAGTCAGATTATGAAAATACCCAATGATGCTTCCATATTCGGAAAACAGGAAATTTATGACGAGAATGACAATATCATTGGAACAGAGCCGTATCTGCTAATTAATGCAACGAACATTTCCTTTGATGATATAAGCAGATTAATGAATGAATATCGAGGGGTTTATATTCCTGCCCATATTGATAAAAATTCTAATAGCCTGTTATCCAATCTGGGTTTTATACCACCGGAAGCGGATTTTCCTACGGCGGAGCTGGCTGATTTACAGCACCTGGATGCAATTAGCAGGAAGAATCCATATCTAATGAGTTGTAATATCATAACTAATTCGGATGCGCATATGCTGGGGAATATCAATGAGCCCGAGCATTTTCTTGAATGTTCGGAAAGAAGCAGGGAAGCGGTAATCAGTGCAATAAGAAAAAGATGCCCTTAA
- a CDS encoding NADH-quinone oxidoreductase subunit NuoE family protein, which translates to MGSQINTIPFAGTKEQEAALLKVIADHKDDKGALMPVLQKAQEIYGYLPIEVQSIISNEMNVPLEKIYGIVTFYSQFSLSPKGKYNISVCLGTACYVKGSGDIFDKLQDMLGVKDGGCTADGKFSLESCRCIGACGLAPVLTINEDVYGKLTVDDLEGILAKYE; encoded by the coding sequence ATGGGATCGCAAATTAACACAATCCCCTTTGCAGGAACAAAAGAGCAGGAAGCTGCACTTTTAAAAGTCATAGCGGATCATAAAGATGACAAAGGTGCTCTGATGCCTGTATTGCAAAAAGCACAGGAAATATACGGCTACCTTCCAATAGAAGTACAGTCCATTATTTCCAATGAAATGAATGTACCGTTAGAAAAAATATACGGTATCGTAACATTTTACTCACAATTTTCTCTTAGTCCTAAGGGCAAATATAATATATCTGTATGCCTGGGAACCGCTTGCTATGTAAAAGGTTCCGGAGATATATTCGATAAGCTTCAGGACATGCTCGGAGTGAAAGATGGTGGCTGTACTGCAGATGGCAAGTTTTCATTAGAGTCCTGCCGCTGTATTGGTGCCTGCGGTCTTGCTCCTGTATTAACTATCAATGAAGATGTTTACGGTAAATTAACTGTAGACGATCTTGAAGGCATTTTAGCAAAATACGAATAA
- a CDS encoding ATP-binding protein: MSDAIRMTYEVPADDFTRAGEASSNVKSKLKKMGVDPEIIRKVAIAMYEGEINMVIHASGGTIEVIVSPEEILMILKDQGPGIENIDLAMQAGYSTAPDNIRNLGFGAGMGLPNMKKYSDELKIESVLGVGTTVTMKVKMI, from the coding sequence ATGAGTGATGCTATCCGAATGACATATGAAGTACCTGCAGATGATTTTACAAGGGCTGGAGAAGCCTCCAGTAATGTTAAGAGTAAGCTGAAAAAAATGGGAGTAGATCCTGAGATTATCCGTAAAGTAGCGATTGCCATGTATGAAGGGGAGATCAATATGGTGATTCATGCTTCAGGAGGTACCATAGAGGTAATTGTTTCCCCCGAGGAAATTCTCATGATATTAAAGGATCAGGGTCCGGGGATTGAGAATATTGATTTGGCTATGCAAGCGGGTTATTCTACGGCCCCGGATAATATTAGAAATCTGGGATTTGGAGCCGGAATGGGGTTGCCAAATATGAAGAAGTATTCCGATGAGTTGAAGATAGAAAGTGTACTTGGAGTGGGTACTACGGTAACCATGAAGGTAAAAATGATTTAA
- the asnS gene encoding asparagine--tRNA ligase: MDLIDIRELYRNKDQYIGKEVQVGGWVRSIRDSKTFGFIVVNDGTYFETLQIVYHDALENFAAISKLNVGSAIIVKGKLVATPEAKQPFEIQAKEVQIEGTSTSDYPLQKKRHTLEYLRTMTHLRPRTNTFQAVFRVRSLIAYAIHQYFQERDFVYVHTPIITGSDCEGAGEMFRVTTLDLNNLPLTKEGKVDTTQDFFGKETNLTVSGQLNGETYAMAFKNIYTFGPTFRAENSNTTRHAAEFWMIEPEIAFADLKDDMALAEGMLKYIINYVLEHAPEEMKFFNQFIDQGLLERLQVVANSEFGHVTYTEAIEILEKNNDNFDYKVSWGCDLQTEHERYLTEQVFKKPVFVTDYPKEIKAFYMKLNEDNKTVAAMDLLVPGIGEIIGGSQREDDYDKLLKRMEELGLKKEDYDFYLDLRKYGSARHAGFGLGFERCVMYLTGMGNIRDVVPFPRTVNNCDL, encoded by the coding sequence ATGGATTTGATTGATATCAGAGAGCTGTATCGCAATAAAGATCAGTATATTGGTAAAGAAGTGCAGGTTGGAGGCTGGGTTCGCAGTATCAGAGATTCGAAAACCTTCGGTTTTATCGTTGTAAATGACGGAACATATTTTGAAACGCTTCAGATTGTATATCATGATGCACTTGAGAATTTTGCCGCTATTTCCAAACTGAATGTGGGTTCCGCTATTATCGTAAAAGGGAAGCTGGTAGCCACACCCGAAGCAAAGCAGCCCTTTGAAATTCAGGCCAAGGAAGTACAGATTGAAGGTACCTCCACATCGGATTATCCTCTCCAGAAAAAGAGACATACCTTAGAGTATTTAAGAACCATGACACACCTTAGACCAAGAACGAATACATTCCAAGCGGTATTTCGAGTACGTTCCTTGATCGCTTATGCGATTCATCAGTATTTCCAAGAGCGTGATTTCGTATATGTACACACACCTATCATTACAGGAAGCGACTGTGAGGGTGCTGGTGAAATGTTCCGTGTTACCACCTTGGATTTAAATAATCTTCCTTTGACAAAAGAAGGAAAGGTGGATACCACTCAGGATTTCTTCGGAAAGGAAACCAATCTGACAGTAAGCGGACAATTAAACGGTGAAACTTACGCAATGGCCTTCAAGAACATCTATACCTTCGGCCCAACCTTCCGTGCAGAGAATTCCAATACGACTCGCCATGCAGCAGAGTTCTGGATGATAGAGCCGGAGATTGCCTTTGCAGATTTAAAGGATGATATGGCACTAGCAGAAGGAATGCTAAAATATATTATTAACTATGTTCTGGAGCATGCACCGGAGGAAATGAAGTTCTTCAACCAGTTTATTGATCAAGGTCTTTTAGAACGTTTACAAGTGGTTGCAAACTCTGAGTTTGGACATGTTACTTATACAGAAGCAATAGAGATATTAGAGAAAAACAACGATAATTTTGATTATAAGGTATCATGGGGTTGTGATCTCCAGACGGAGCATGAGCGCTATCTTACCGAGCAGGTTTTTAAAAAGCCTGTCTTCGTAACCGATTATCCGAAGGAAATCAAAGCCTTTTATATGAAGCTGAATGAGGATAATAAAACAGTAGCGGCAATGGACTTATTAGTACCCGGAATAGGAGAGATCATCGGAGGAAGCCAAAGAGAAGATGATTATGACAAGCTGTTAAAGAGAATGGAAGAGTTGGGCCTGAAGAAAGAGGACTATGATTTCTACCTTGATCTTAGAAAATATGGTTCCGCAAGACATGCCGGTTTT
- a CDS encoding DRTGG domain-containing protein: protein MTINDVKETLGARYVIGEEWKDKEVHTACGSDMMSDVLAFMKDQSVLLTGLCNLQVIRTCEMMDIICVVFVRGKLPDEAMIEMAKEKEIAILSTGHRMFSACGMLYEKGLRGGPTYNE from the coding sequence ATGACAATTAATGATGTGAAGGAAACATTAGGAGCAAGATATGTAATCGGAGAAGAATGGAAGGATAAAGAAGTTCATACTGCCTGCGGTTCTGATATGATGAGTGATGTACTTGCATTTATGAAAGACCAGTCTGTTTTATTAACCGGATTATGTAATCTTCAGGTAATCCGGACCTGTGAGATGATGGATATCATCTGTGTCGTATTTGTCAGAGGTAAGCTACCGGATGAAGCAATGATAGAGATGGCGAAGGAGAAAGAGATTGCCATACTCTCTACAGGCCACAGAATGTTCTCGGCATGTGGAATGCTTTATGAAAAAGGGTTACGGGGAGGTCCAACCTATAATGAGTGA
- a CDS encoding ATP-binding protein, with protein sequence MMTEISLNVLDVANNSIRANATLIEISVQIQRDLDTLTITITDNGCGMTEEQLHKVEDPFFTTRTTRGIGLGVPFFKMAAICSGGSFKIESTPGVGTTVVAVFGLSHIDRMPLGDMSSTIHTLITLNTQIDFVYRYEFDDKQFTLDTREFRDILGGIPFNTPEVSAYIKEYLLENQHDTDNGYHI encoded by the coding sequence ATGATGACTGAAATTTCTCTTAATGTATTGGATGTAGCAAACAATTCCATCAGGGCAAACGCAACTCTGATTGAGATATCAGTTCAGATACAGAGAGACTTGGATACACTTACAATAACCATAACCGATAATGGTTGCGGGATGACTGAGGAACAGCTACATAAAGTCGAAGACCCGTTCTTTACAACCCGCACAACCAGGGGGATCGGCCTTGGGGTTCCATTTTTTAAGATGGCAGCAATCTGCTCTGGCGGCAGCTTTAAGATTGAATCAACACCCGGAGTTGGCACAACAGTCGTTGCTGTATTTGGGTTATCCCATATAGACCGCATGCCTTTAGGTGACATGAGCAGTACCATTCACACACTGATTACTTTGAATACGCAGATTGACTTCGTATATCGGTATGAGTTCGACGATAAGCAATTCACCTTAGACACACGTGAATTTCGGGATATTCTGGGTGGCATTCCGTTTAATACCCCGGAAGTATCCGCATATATCAAAGAGTATCTGCTCGAAAATCAGCATGACACGGACAACGGATATCACATTTAG
- a CDS encoding diguanylate cyclase domain-containing protein: MEEKEIQQLETLFAAVPGGMANIVFDDMLTILFATDTFYSLIKSVSEKSVSKAPTALLKIVYSADIIYVNHQLAAQKSRKDNMLSLHFRTLQQDGSFKWVMITGNKTNQTHQSGSKVYPIYSCIAMDITDIMVKYKKLEQTNDYHRTITELSKDLYFEYEIATDTLSFSELFHEIFGKDSLITGFRSKLEKTKMIHEEERPAVVGIFNSMMSGKKQVRFEFRLITKEGNPVWYICYASIIFDEYRNPFKVVGKLSVKNFKSKEPEKPAYIPQYDSLTNVYTKESAEYLIAEAASNLEPDSLSALLLIDIRNYKNINEIRRSINGENILTTVGNILKTRFRSSDIIGRVGISEFVVYIKDIWSDKNVYDKAEQICDAIDLIYSYGHTKNGLSVSIGIALQRGEQEYQTLYTNANTALVLAKKTNGSSFEVFSGAII; the protein is encoded by the coding sequence ATGGAAGAAAAAGAGATACAGCAGTTAGAAACGTTGTTTGCAGCCGTCCCGGGTGGAATGGCGAATATTGTATTTGATGATATGCTGACAATTTTGTTTGCAACAGATACATTTTACTCCCTAATAAAAAGTGTTAGCGAAAAATCGGTTTCTAAAGCACCGACAGCACTTCTGAAAATCGTGTATTCCGCGGACATTATTTATGTCAACCATCAGCTTGCGGCACAAAAAAGCCGGAAGGATAACATGCTGAGTTTGCATTTCCGTACGTTACAGCAAGACGGGAGCTTTAAGTGGGTAATGATTACTGGAAATAAAACGAACCAAACACACCAGTCTGGATCTAAGGTTTATCCGATCTATTCCTGTATTGCAATGGACATTACTGATATCATGGTAAAATATAAGAAGCTGGAACAGACCAATGATTATCATCGTACAATAACTGAGCTTTCCAAAGATTTGTATTTTGAATACGAAATAGCGACAGATACGCTATCTTTTTCAGAGTTATTCCATGAAATATTCGGAAAGGATTCGCTAATAACAGGTTTCCGGAGTAAACTTGAAAAAACAAAGATGATACATGAAGAGGAACGCCCGGCGGTAGTTGGTATTTTCAATAGTATGATGAGCGGGAAGAAGCAGGTAAGATTTGAATTTCGGCTTATTACCAAGGAAGGGAATCCAGTTTGGTATATCTGCTATGCGTCCATTATCTTCGATGAATATCGCAATCCCTTTAAGGTAGTCGGGAAATTATCTGTGAAGAATTTCAAGAGCAAAGAGCCTGAGAAACCTGCTTATATACCTCAGTATGATTCCCTGACGAATGTATATACCAAGGAATCAGCGGAGTATCTGATAGCAGAAGCGGCATCCAACCTGGAGCCGGATTCACTATCAGCCTTATTGCTTATTGACATCAGAAACTATAAGAATATTAATGAGATAAGAAGGTCTATTAACGGTGAGAATATTTTAACTACCGTTGGAAATATACTGAAAACACGCTTCCGCTCCTCGGATATTATTGGTAGAGTGGGCATCAGTGAGTTCGTGGTTTATATTAAAGACATATGGTCCGACAAGAATGTATATGATAAGGCAGAACAGATCTGTGATGCAATTGACTTGATATACTCCTATGGACATACGAAAAACGGATTGTCTGTGAGCATCGGTATTGCACTCCAAAGAGGGGAGCAGGAATACCAGACCTTATATACCAATGCCAATACTGCACTGGTTTTAGCGAAAAAGACCAACGGCAGTTCATTCGAGGTGTTTAGTGGAGCAATTATATAA
- a CDS encoding [Fe-Fe] hydrogenase large subunit C-terminal domain-containing protein yields MGKFYTSVRLKEDLCMGCINCIKRCPTQAIRVRNQKAVITKEFCIDCGECIRICPHHAKEATYDTPDIMKNYEYTIALPAPSLYGQFNHLEDVNIVLTALKRMGFDDVYEVSGAAEMVSELSREYVREHQEKWPLISTACPSVVRLIQVRFPNLIEHLLPIIAPVDMAASEAVKMAMKKTGLPREKIGVIFISPCPAKMTAVKSPIGIEKSEIDGVLAIKEVYPILLPLMKQCIDDVEELGISGRIGIGWGSTGGEAGSLLTDNYLAADGIENVIKVLEDLEDQKFDRLEFIELNACAGGCVGGVLTVENPYLAKVKLQRLRKYLPVSCSHLVSNNTNGYWTNDVNYEPVFKLGNDMKESIANMSRVEELCEKFPRLDCGSCGAPTCKALAEDIVRGVANEKDCIHILRDYIHRLSDELSRLDTKK; encoded by the coding sequence ATGGGCAAGTTTTATACATCGGTTCGATTAAAGGAAGACTTATGTATGGGGTGCATCAATTGTATTAAACGGTGCCCCACACAGGCCATCAGGGTTCGTAACCAGAAAGCAGTCATCACTAAAGAATTCTGCATTGATTGTGGTGAATGCATTCGAATCTGTCCGCACCATGCGAAAGAAGCTACATATGATACCCCGGATATTATGAAGAACTATGAATATACCATAGCGTTACCAGCACCATCCCTTTATGGACAGTTCAACCATCTTGAAGATGTGAATATTGTTCTGACAGCCTTAAAGAGAATGGGCTTTGATGATGTATATGAGGTAAGCGGAGCAGCTGAGATGGTATCTGAGCTTTCCAGAGAATATGTTAGGGAGCATCAGGAGAAGTGGCCGTTGATCAGTACGGCCTGTCCATCCGTTGTTCGGCTTATTCAGGTACGTTTCCCTAATCTGATTGAACATTTACTCCCAATTATTGCTCCGGTTGATATGGCAGCCTCGGAGGCTGTGAAGATGGCTATGAAGAAAACAGGCCTGCCGAGGGAAAAGATTGGGGTTATTTTTATATCTCCATGCCCGGCGAAAATGACAGCAGTGAAGTCTCCGATTGGAATTGAAAAGAGTGAGATTGATGGAGTGCTTGCTATAAAAGAAGTCTATCCTATATTATTGCCCCTTATGAAGCAATGTATCGATGATGTGGAAGAGCTGGGGATCTCAGGACGGATCGGAATTGGATGGGGAAGCACTGGAGGAGAAGCAGGAAGCTTATTAACCGATAACTATCTGGCAGCGGACGGCATAGAAAATGTTATTAAGGTATTGGAGGACTTGGAGGATCAGAAGTTTGACCGTTTGGAATTTATAGAGCTAAATGCCTGTGCGGGAGGTTGTGTAGGAGGAGTGTTAACGGTAGAGAATCCCTATCTGGCCAAAGTAAAATTACAGCGTCTGAGAAAATATCTTCCGGTATCCTGTTCGCATCTGGTTAGTAACAATACAAATGGTTATTGGACGAATGATGTAAATTATGAGCCCGTATTCAAGCTGGGAAATGATATGAAGGAAAGTATCGCGAATATGTCTCGAGTGGAGGAGCTCTGCGAGAAGTTCCCACGACTGGATTGCGGCTCCTGTGGAGCACCGACATGCAAGGCGCTGGCAGAAGATATTGTACGTGGGGTTGCTAATGAAAAGGATTGTATTCACATTCTGAGGGATTACATCCACAGATTATCGGATGAATTATCAAGGCTGGATACAAAAAAATAG